A genomic segment from Bradyrhizobium sp. CB1015 encodes:
- a CDS encoding LysR family transcriptional regulator, with protein sequence MELSDIKTFAAVARTGGITRAAEELNTVQSNVTQRVKALEAEIGAPLFERHSRGMTLTGAGKRLLPYAQKMAALSREALLAARDDGEPKGPLAIGSMETTAAVRLPPLLADFHRRFPAVRLSLRTAPTADLVASVLDGTLDGAFVAGPITHDDLTATSAFREELVLVSARRWASLAELRAGTPESGPTALVFRTGCTYRQRLEQIFVEFGWPSAARFELGTLDGMIGCVAADMGVTLLPRAVVERSAMNGAVAVHTLSPSHARVETLFIQRRAGHEYSALSGFADCLKKDEDVIAA encoded by the coding sequence ATGGAACTCAGCGATATCAAGACCTTCGCCGCGGTCGCCCGCACCGGGGGCATCACCCGCGCCGCCGAAGAGCTCAACACCGTGCAGTCGAACGTCACCCAGCGCGTGAAGGCGCTGGAGGCGGAGATCGGCGCGCCGCTGTTCGAGCGGCACTCGCGCGGCATGACGCTGACCGGCGCCGGCAAGCGCCTCCTTCCCTACGCGCAAAAGATGGCGGCGCTGTCGCGCGAAGCCTTGCTCGCCGCGCGCGACGATGGCGAGCCGAAAGGACCGCTGGCGATTGGCTCGATGGAGACCACGGCTGCGGTACGGCTGCCGCCGCTGCTCGCCGATTTCCACCGCCGCTTCCCGGCCGTGCGCCTTTCCTTGCGCACCGCGCCGACCGCAGACCTCGTCGCGAGCGTCCTCGACGGCACGCTTGACGGCGCCTTCGTCGCCGGACCCATCACACATGACGATCTCACCGCAACGAGCGCGTTCCGCGAAGAGCTGGTGCTGGTGAGCGCGCGGCGCTGGGCTTCGCTCGCCGAGCTGCGCGCCGGCACGCCGGAGTCGGGTCCGACCGCGCTGGTGTTCCGCACCGGCTGCACCTATCGCCAGCGGCTCGAACAGATCTTCGTCGAGTTCGGCTGGCCGTCGGCGGCGCGCTTCGAGCTCGGCACGCTCGACGGCATGATCGGCTGCGTCGCCGCCGACATGGGCGTGACGCTGCTGCCGCGCGCGGTCGTCGAACGCAGCGCGATGAACGGCGCCGTCGCCGTCCACACGCTGAGCCCGTCACATGCACGTGTCGAGACACTCTTCATCCAGCGCCGCGCCGGACATGAATACAGTGCGCTGAGCGGTTTTGCCGATTGCCTGAAGAAGGACGAGGACGTCATCGCAGCCTGA
- a CDS encoding cyclase family protein: protein MRNTLVLCCVAALSAISGTASAQDWTKSKWGPNDEIGAANYMTPELVVKAASLVKTGKTYALGIPVTSQTPAYPPRTFKLTIVQPGQAGSPGLGPNKATYNDDILDTWVGIGSQLDGLGHLGIEHVYYNGNKLADFADPNGLKKLGIEKVPPMVTRGVLLDMAAYFKTDVVKEGTAFNVKEIEEAAKQQNVEIRQGDVVIFHTGWLSLIGKDDKRYSAGEPGLGVEGAKYLTGKGVVAVGADTWGLEVLPFEGKTVFEVHQILLAMNGTYILENIDTAALARDKGYEFLFVLGQPRWTGGVQAMINPIAIR from the coding sequence ATGCGCAATACGCTCGTGTTGTGCTGCGTCGCCGCGTTGTCGGCGATTTCAGGAACTGCAAGCGCACAGGACTGGACCAAATCGAAATGGGGGCCGAACGACGAGATCGGCGCCGCCAACTACATGACGCCCGAGCTCGTGGTGAAGGCGGCATCGCTTGTGAAGACCGGCAAGACCTACGCCCTCGGCATTCCCGTCACATCGCAAACGCCGGCCTATCCGCCGCGCACTTTCAAGCTCACCATCGTGCAGCCGGGACAGGCCGGCAGCCCGGGCCTCGGTCCGAACAAGGCGACCTACAATGACGACATCCTCGACACCTGGGTCGGCATCGGCAGCCAGCTCGACGGCCTCGGCCATCTCGGCATCGAGCACGTCTATTACAACGGCAACAAGCTCGCCGACTTCGCCGATCCCAACGGGCTGAAGAAGCTCGGCATCGAGAAGGTGCCGCCGATGGTCACCCGCGGCGTCCTGCTCGACATGGCCGCCTATTTCAAGACCGACGTGGTGAAGGAAGGCACCGCCTTCAATGTCAAGGAGATCGAGGAAGCCGCCAAGCAGCAGAACGTCGAGATCCGCCAGGGCGATGTCGTCATCTTCCACACCGGCTGGCTCAGCCTGATCGGCAAGGACGACAAGCGCTATTCGGCCGGCGAGCCCGGCCTCGGCGTCGAAGGCGCGAAATACCTGACCGGCAAGGGCGTCGTCGCGGTCGGCGCCGACACGTGGGGGCTCGAGGTACTTCCGTTCGAAGGCAAGACCGTGTTCGAGGTGCATCAGATCCTGCTCGCGATGAACGGGACCTACATCCTCGAGAACATAGACACCGCCGCGCTCGCGCGCGACAAGGGCTATGAATTCCTGTTCGTGCTGGGCCAGCCGCGCTGGACCGGCGGCGTGCAGGCGATGATCAACCCGATCGCGATCCGCTGA
- a CDS encoding DNA/RNA non-specific endonuclease, whose amino-acid sequence MNRKLGDGPIEMSVEKMRLRQRQLLAETRDVEKAEIGLERIIQGNDLDSINYLAKGTAASRSVCRIQVRDLKSNLLGYGSGFLIGPGLLLTNHHVFGKPAEAANSIADFNYELDVSGQERVPVRFGFEPGKFFYTNDRLDFSVVAVAPTSLSGGEELEDFGWLPLGGAPGKADPGEYLTIIQHPSGQMKQVCVRENKLLKYVGDFLWYNTDTTAGSSGSPAFNRFWQVVALHHSGVPRKDAQGRTLSKDGKVWKPSMDESMIDWIANEGIRISAIVADLRVAVGSHPLIKPVLDEEEPPIRQEIAKVRAPAAAPVFGTNVWVEQSLDGTSLVVPIRVPLPMFKKDIPFVPPGPVGGNGGATNGGTQNGGTPLITPPAGLLPHISAKNGLPMEAVHIDQGTLKSRPGYKANFLGNGKFAVPLPKIPASLKSRIAMLKGSSRQSELKYFNYSVVMNKERRLAFFSCVNIDGGKQQDVGKREGDSWLRDPRIDDDAQIGDEFYRKQATFEADRSKNPFDRGHLVRRLDATWGDTVTAAKQHGDDSFHFTNCSPQFFSFNQGKQLWAGLEDYTRDVLLEGEEKGIVMNGPVFDGPDADGSDLPNPAGRPHKDPSFGGVQIPKYFWKILIRRNEDDDALKAAAFLMSQRKQVMEIDRIQEVDLRERMSEEDVSVFQVSIADLTRLTKLDFGNLTDADSHEATSVGPRRIESYEDIRL is encoded by the coding sequence TTGAACCGGAAATTGGGCGACGGTCCGATCGAGATGTCCGTCGAGAAGATGCGTCTACGCCAGCGCCAGCTGCTGGCCGAGACGCGGGACGTGGAGAAGGCCGAGATTGGCCTGGAGCGGATCATCCAGGGCAACGATCTCGACAGCATCAACTATCTCGCCAAGGGGACCGCCGCCTCGCGCTCGGTCTGCCGCATCCAGGTCAGGGATCTCAAGTCGAACCTGCTCGGCTATGGCTCGGGCTTCCTGATCGGGCCGGGCCTGTTGCTGACGAACCATCACGTCTTCGGCAAGCCGGCCGAGGCCGCCAACTCGATCGCCGATTTCAACTACGAGCTCGACGTCTCCGGGCAGGAGCGCGTGCCGGTGCGGTTCGGCTTCGAGCCGGGCAAGTTCTTCTACACCAACGACAGGCTGGATTTTTCGGTCGTCGCGGTGGCGCCGACCTCGCTGTCAGGCGGGGAGGAGCTCGAGGACTTCGGATGGCTGCCGCTCGGCGGCGCGCCCGGCAAGGCAGACCCCGGCGAGTACCTCACCATCATCCAGCATCCCAGCGGGCAGATGAAGCAGGTCTGCGTCCGTGAGAACAAGCTGCTCAAATATGTCGGCGACTTCCTCTGGTACAACACCGACACGACGGCGGGATCCTCGGGCTCGCCCGCGTTCAACCGCTTCTGGCAAGTGGTCGCGCTGCATCACAGCGGCGTTCCCCGCAAGGATGCGCAGGGCCGCACCCTGAGCAAGGACGGCAAGGTGTGGAAGCCGTCGATGGACGAATCCATGATCGACTGGATCGCCAATGAAGGCATCCGCATCAGCGCGATCGTCGCCGATCTCAGGGTTGCCGTCGGCTCCCATCCGCTGATCAAGCCGGTGCTGGACGAGGAGGAGCCGCCGATCCGGCAAGAGATCGCGAAAGTCCGGGCACCGGCTGCCGCGCCTGTTTTCGGCACCAATGTCTGGGTCGAGCAGTCCCTCGACGGAACCTCGCTGGTGGTCCCGATCCGCGTGCCCTTGCCGATGTTCAAGAAGGACATCCCGTTCGTGCCGCCGGGACCTGTAGGGGGCAACGGAGGGGCCACGAACGGCGGCACGCAGAACGGCGGCACGCCTTTGATCACCCCGCCGGCCGGCCTGCTGCCTCATATCAGTGCGAAAAACGGCCTGCCGATGGAGGCCGTGCACATCGATCAGGGCACGCTGAAATCGCGTCCCGGATACAAGGCGAACTTCCTCGGCAACGGCAAATTCGCGGTGCCCTTGCCGAAGATTCCGGCTTCCCTCAAGTCCAGGATCGCGATGCTCAAGGGAAGCTCCAGGCAGTCCGAGCTGAAGTATTTTAATTACAGCGTGGTCATGAACAAGGAGCGCCGGCTCGCCTTCTTCAGCTGCGTCAACATCGACGGCGGCAAGCAGCAGGACGTTGGCAAGCGAGAGGGTGATTCCTGGCTGCGCGATCCGCGCATCGACGACGATGCCCAGATCGGCGACGAGTTCTACCGCAAGCAGGCCACCTTCGAGGCGGATCGCAGCAAGAACCCGTTCGACCGCGGTCATCTCGTGCGCCGCCTGGATGCGACCTGGGGCGACACCGTCACTGCGGCCAAGCAGCATGGCGACGATTCCTTCCACTTCACCAATTGCTCGCCGCAGTTCTTCTCGTTCAATCAGGGCAAGCAGCTGTGGGCGGGACTGGAGGATTATACGCGCGATGTCCTGCTCGAAGGCGAGGAGAAGGGCATCGTCATGAACGGTCCGGTGTTCGACGGGCCCGACGCCGATGGATCCGATCTGCCCAATCCGGCGGGCCGGCCGCACAAGGATCCGAGCTTCGGCGGCGTCCAAATCCCGAAATATTTCTGGAAGATCCTGATCCGACGCAACGAGGATGACGACGCTCTCAAGGCGGCGGCCTTCCTCATGAGCCAGCGAAAGCAGGTCATGGAGATCGATCGCATCCAGGAGGTGGATCTGCGCGAGCGGATGTCCGAGGAGGATGTCAGCGTCTTCCAGGTCTCGATCGCGGACCTGACGAGGTTGACCAAGCTGGATTTCGGCAATCTCACTGATGCGGATTCGCACGAGGCGACCTCGGTCGGCCCGCGGCGGATCGAGTCCTACGAGGACATTCGACTCTGA
- the ruvX gene encoding Holliday junction resolvase RuvX has translation MPALILTLVDAATHWPERGALVGLDLGTKTIGVAVSDPDRRLATGVETIQRKQFKQDAAKLLAIATERKVVGFVLGLPINMDGSEGPRAQSTRAFARNLAGLTALPIGLWDERLSTAAVERELIGMDVSRAKRAEVIDEHAAIFILQGALDRLANLRKGPG, from the coding sequence ATGCCGGCTCTTATCCTCACCTTGGTCGATGCTGCAACCCACTGGCCCGAACGCGGTGCGCTGGTCGGGCTCGATCTGGGCACCAAGACCATTGGCGTTGCCGTATCAGACCCCGACCGCCGCTTGGCCACCGGTGTCGAAACGATCCAGCGCAAGCAGTTCAAGCAGGACGCCGCCAAGCTGCTTGCCATCGCCACCGAGCGCAAGGTGGTCGGCTTCGTGCTCGGCCTGCCCATCAACATGGACGGCAGCGAGGGCCCGCGCGCGCAATCGACCCGCGCTTTCGCGCGCAATCTGGCCGGCCTGACCGCGCTGCCCATCGGTCTCTGGGACGAGCGCCTCTCGACCGCGGCGGTCGAGCGCGAGCTGATCGGCATGGACGTCAGCCGCGCCAAGCGCGCCGAGGTGATCGACGAGCACGCCGCGATCTTCATCCTGCAAGGCGCGCTCGATCGCCTGGCAAACCTGCGCAAAGGACCCGGCTGA
- a CDS encoding AEC family transporter, translating to MAVVVAALLPVFILIVLGVVLRRSLMRLDTQWHGLERLTYFVLFPMLLIQTLVKADLTKVPVAGVGGALLLSALAMSLLCLALRPALSRLDIDGPAFTSIFQGATRWQTYVALSVSANMFGDVGLALASVAMVAIIPLVNVFSVAVLAHYASPEKQSGRAIVMTVIRNPLIWACAIGLLINIVHLPLPRIWHEVADALGRSSLAIGLLVTGAGLQLEGLLRPSLGAGLGVAFKLVLMPMLALILAAWFGLSGNSLAIVAICAAVPTSPSAYVLARQMGGDAPLLAQIITLQTILAAITMPIAIALVA from the coding sequence ATGGCCGTCGTCGTCGCGGCGCTGCTGCCGGTCTTCATCCTCATCGTGCTCGGCGTGGTGCTCCGGCGCAGCCTGATGCGGCTGGACACGCAATGGCACGGGCTGGAGCGGCTGACCTATTTCGTGCTGTTTCCGATGCTGCTGATCCAGACGCTAGTGAAGGCGGACCTTACGAAGGTTCCGGTCGCCGGCGTCGGCGGCGCGCTGCTGCTGTCGGCGCTGGCGATGTCGCTGCTCTGCCTCGCATTGCGCCCGGCCCTGTCCCGGCTCGACATCGACGGCCCCGCCTTCACGTCGATCTTCCAGGGCGCGACGCGCTGGCAGACCTATGTCGCCCTCTCCGTCTCCGCCAACATGTTCGGCGATGTCGGGCTGGCGTTGGCTTCGGTGGCGATGGTCGCGATCATTCCGCTAGTCAACGTGTTCAGCGTCGCGGTGCTCGCCCATTACGCATCGCCCGAGAAGCAGTCCGGCCGCGCCATCGTCATGACGGTGATCCGCAATCCGCTGATCTGGGCCTGCGCCATCGGGCTTCTCATCAACATCGTCCATCTGCCGCTGCCGAGGATCTGGCACGAGGTGGCGGACGCGCTCGGCCGCTCCTCGCTCGCCATCGGCCTGCTCGTGACCGGCGCGGGATTGCAGCTCGAGGGCCTGCTGCGTCCGAGCCTGGGCGCTGGCCTCGGCGTGGCGTTCAAGCTGGTCCTGATGCCCATGCTCGCGCTGATTCTGGCCGCCTGGTTCGGGCTGTCCGGCAACAGCCTTGCGATCGTCGCGATCTGCGCGGCAGTGCCGACCTCGCCAAGCGCCTATGTGCTGGCCCGCCAGATGGGCGGCGACGCGCCGCTGCTCGCGCAGATCATCACGCTGCAGACGATCCTGGCCGCGATCACGATGCCGATCGCCATCGCGCTGGTGGCCTAG
- a CDS encoding CPBP family intramembrane glutamic endopeptidase has product MDSLNPDHPPLTETPATPRVWKFWGTALWGLFIFVAMFVGQIGAVVVLAALRGLPMDLASLQLVGREPQTLALSVIMGLPATLLAVWLAIRIKKASFVDYLALHWSSWKQLLFGAVGLILIVLLWETMSRALGREATPGFMTDLLKSGRDKGAALLLLAAFAVAAPMSEEVLARGFLYRGWSASFLRAPGAILLSSLVWTVVHLQYDMYFLAEVFCIGLWFGYMRYRSGSLWLTIALHALNNLTAVVLTMWLGS; this is encoded by the coding sequence ATGGACTCCCTCAATCCCGATCATCCGCCGCTGACCGAGACGCCAGCGACGCCACGCGTCTGGAAGTTCTGGGGCACGGCGTTGTGGGGCCTCTTCATCTTCGTTGCGATGTTCGTCGGGCAGATCGGTGCCGTCGTTGTGCTGGCGGCGCTGCGTGGTCTTCCCATGGACCTTGCCTCGCTTCAGCTCGTCGGCCGTGAGCCCCAGACGCTCGCGCTCTCGGTGATCATGGGGCTGCCGGCGACGCTTCTTGCGGTCTGGCTCGCCATTCGCATCAAGAAGGCCTCCTTCGTTGATTATCTCGCGCTGCATTGGTCGTCCTGGAAGCAGCTGCTGTTCGGCGCCGTCGGCCTCATCCTGATCGTGCTGCTCTGGGAGACGATGTCGCGCGCGCTCGGCCGCGAGGCGACGCCGGGCTTCATGACCGATCTGTTGAAATCGGGCCGCGACAAGGGAGCGGCGCTGCTGCTGCTGGCCGCATTCGCGGTGGCCGCGCCGATGTCGGAAGAGGTGCTGGCACGAGGCTTCCTCTACCGCGGCTGGTCGGCGAGCTTTTTGCGCGCCCCCGGTGCGATCCTGCTGTCGTCGCTGGTCTGGACGGTGGTCCACCTGCAATACGACATGTACTTCCTCGCCGAAGTCTTCTGCATCGGCCTGTGGTTCGGCTACATGCGCTACCGCTCCGGCTCGCTGTGGCTCACCATCGCGCTGCACGCGCTGAATAATCTGACCGCGGTGGTGCTGACGATGTGGCTGGGGAGCTAG